Proteins encoded within one genomic window of Saccharopolyspora pogona:
- a CDS encoding gamma-glutamyltransferase translates to MPGMKALYERFATLPWARLCESAVHWAEEGHEVTSFEHLVMAQTVDFFLYTESGRKHFTPNGHLPQVGDRWASPELAETMRLLAAEGPDHFLTGKWAQDFVARGNELGWGVKLENLTAIPPRWSSGHRWEHKGSTVVQQSAPERQGIYCQIVLGILDELDITSIGHWSDNAEALYYLAHALRRATLETGILNDPGVFGDTTGPLTSPALIKGFADILRNAKARVDLSEHVKLTRGVPAMAASGASKQPAGSCELTVVDEHGNWVQMMNTLQSGGIPGEVVGGVPMVGSHAMNSLLSPIEGWVAGGGRMRSILSNTMVLRDGKPWLSLGSPGNVPMSPTTRPANSCPRPELPRGFGLSTA, encoded by the coding sequence ATGCCGGGTATGAAGGCGCTCTACGAGCGTTTCGCGACCCTCCCCTGGGCCCGGCTGTGCGAGTCCGCGGTCCACTGGGCCGAAGAAGGCCACGAAGTGACGTCGTTCGAGCACCTCGTGATGGCGCAGACCGTCGACTTCTTCCTCTACACCGAGTCCGGCCGCAAGCACTTCACGCCGAATGGGCACCTGCCGCAGGTCGGCGACCGGTGGGCGTCGCCGGAGCTGGCCGAGACGATGCGCCTCCTCGCGGCCGAAGGCCCGGACCACTTCCTGACCGGCAAGTGGGCGCAGGACTTCGTGGCGCGCGGCAACGAGCTCGGCTGGGGCGTGAAACTGGAGAACCTGACGGCGATCCCGCCGCGGTGGTCCTCAGGGCACCGGTGGGAGCACAAGGGTTCCACGGTCGTGCAGCAGTCGGCACCCGAGCGACAGGGCATCTACTGCCAGATCGTGCTGGGCATCCTCGACGAGCTCGACATCACTTCGATCGGGCACTGGTCGGACAACGCCGAGGCGCTCTACTACCTCGCCCACGCGTTGCGCCGCGCCACGCTCGAGACGGGAATCCTCAACGACCCCGGCGTCTTCGGCGACACGACCGGCCCGCTCACCTCGCCCGCGCTGATCAAGGGCTTCGCCGACATCCTGCGCAACGCCAAGGCGCGCGTCGACCTCTCCGAGCACGTCAAGCTGACCCGCGGGGTGCCCGCCATGGCCGCTTCGGGGGCGTCCAAGCAGCCCGCCGGCAGCTGCGAGCTGACCGTCGTCGACGAGCACGGCAACTGGGTGCAGATGATGAACACGCTGCAGAGCGGCGGCATCCCCGGCGAGGTCGTCGGCGGCGTGCCGATGGTCGGCAGCCACGCGATGAACAGCCTGCTCTCCCCCATCGAGGGCTGGGTGGCCGGCGGGGGCCGGATGCGCTCGATCCTGTCCAACACGATGGTCCTGCGCGACGGAAAGCCGTGGCTCTCCCTGGGTTCGCCGGGCAACGTGCCCATGTCGCCGACAACGCGCCCGGCGAACTCCTGCCCGCGGCCCGAGCTGCCGCGCGGGTTCGGGCTGAGCACCGCGTAG
- a CDS encoding gamma-glutamyltransferase gives MTTATATGQGRVGPKEPVTGRQAVASSQHRIVTDTMLDTLRAGGNAVDAAIAGNLVQAVVQQDMTNHTGTVTALVYDAKTGEVAELNSMGTIVPGLAPFAPIPMGKSLYAAAPGRRAPSRRASCRV, from the coding sequence ATGACCACCGCTACGGCAACCGGCCAGGGCCGGGTCGGCCCGAAGGAGCCCGTGACCGGCCGACAGGCCGTGGCTTCGAGCCAGCACCGGATCGTCACCGACACCATGCTCGACACGCTGCGCGCGGGCGGCAACGCCGTCGACGCCGCGATCGCCGGCAACCTGGTGCAGGCCGTCGTCCAGCAGGACATGACCAACCACACCGGAACGGTCACCGCGCTCGTCTACGACGCGAAGACCGGCGAAGTCGCCGAGCTGAACAGCATGGGCACGATCGTGCCGGGCCTCGCGCCCTTCGCCCCGATCCCGATGGGCAAGAGCCTCTACGCGGCGGCGCCGGGACGCCGCGCGCCGTCGCGCCGGGCTTCATGCCGGGTATGA
- a CDS encoding prolyl oligopeptidase family serine peptidase, which yields MPFRYPETRTVDDVVRVAGVDFPDPYHWLEERTAEVDRWQDEQAELADAYVRDWPHFDTLRQSVRHFFTARSGSYPSPAGRRWVRSEIPDGATQARVVLSDERFGDGEVLFDAAEENPERPPFVSWVTASPDGRYVAVGVCDDGSERNTIRLIDAESGERLPAPAQPLLDNWTGGARWLPDSSGFVFTGMVGANTDLQHEVLLYRPDSGQATKVDAPWLPDQDYRTVVFSTDGKRAIAVQHLLAPIPVAVADLDGSPEPAWRPFITDASVGSLYGHLVGDRWIAVSDFGAPRGRVVAIALDNPTPSDPSTWDEVVPESGVALRSVTPVGGHLYVLGLDDTYSQVRIFTLDGELTGHVPLPGRGAVVELPFPLMALYPEGLDDEYAFAFTSLTTSAGYYRHRPGSTLDTLFAPRTSIPDAVVEDGWATSPDGTRVPYHLVRREDVRLNRPRSTLVFGYGGFNAPWHPVFLGPMSSFVDGGGVLVHVHLRGGGEFGREWWEQGRQKNKKNCYEDLHAIAEDLVATGVTSPGLLAVVGGSNGGLMAGAAAMLRPALWAVSVPRVPFLDAIGATRQGYGRYIVNLELADLDDPDDVRRLASLSPYHLVRDGVDYPAIYLDAGDTDPRCPPWHARKFAARVQAATAGPNPVLLRVWRDVGHGWATDKDVAIEEHTSWLAFVMKQLGVTPRHPERRPTTRGGP from the coding sequence GTGCCGTTCCGATATCCCGAGACCCGCACCGTGGACGACGTCGTCCGGGTGGCCGGCGTCGACTTCCCCGACCCGTACCACTGGCTGGAGGAGCGCACCGCGGAAGTCGACCGGTGGCAGGACGAGCAAGCCGAGCTGGCCGACGCGTACGTCCGGGACTGGCCGCACTTCGACACGCTGCGGCAGAGCGTCCGGCACTTCTTCACCGCACGGTCCGGATCGTATCCCTCGCCGGCCGGGCGGCGCTGGGTGCGCAGCGAGATCCCCGATGGCGCGACGCAGGCGCGGGTGGTGCTCTCCGACGAGCGCTTCGGCGACGGCGAGGTGCTCTTCGACGCGGCCGAGGAGAACCCGGAGCGGCCGCCGTTCGTCTCCTGGGTGACCGCTTCGCCGGACGGCCGGTACGTCGCCGTCGGTGTCTGCGACGACGGCAGCGAACGCAACACCATCCGCCTGATCGACGCCGAAAGCGGCGAACGGCTGCCCGCGCCTGCCCAGCCGCTGCTCGACAACTGGACCGGCGGCGCGCGGTGGCTGCCCGATTCCAGCGGGTTCGTGTTCACCGGCATGGTGGGCGCGAACACCGACCTGCAGCACGAAGTCCTGCTGTACCGCCCCGACTCGGGGCAGGCCACGAAGGTCGACGCGCCGTGGCTGCCCGACCAGGACTACCGGACCGTGGTGTTCTCCACCGACGGGAAGCGCGCGATCGCCGTCCAGCACCTGCTGGCGCCGATCCCGGTCGCGGTGGCCGACCTGGACGGCTCCCCCGAACCGGCCTGGCGGCCGTTCATCACCGACGCGTCCGTCGGCAGCCTGTACGGGCACCTCGTCGGCGACCGGTGGATCGCCGTCTCCGACTTCGGCGCGCCCCGCGGCCGGGTGGTCGCGATCGCGCTGGACAACCCCACGCCCTCGGACCCGTCGACCTGGGATGAAGTAGTGCCCGAATCCGGCGTCGCGCTCCGGTCGGTGACACCGGTCGGTGGTCACCTCTACGTCCTCGGGCTGGACGACACCTACAGCCAGGTCCGGATCTTCACGCTCGACGGCGAGCTCACCGGGCACGTGCCGCTGCCCGGGCGCGGAGCGGTGGTCGAGCTGCCGTTCCCGTTGATGGCACTGTACCCCGAAGGCCTCGACGACGAATACGCCTTCGCCTTCACCTCCCTGACGACGTCGGCCGGCTACTACCGGCACCGACCCGGGTCCACTTTGGACACGCTGTTCGCGCCCCGGACGTCCATTCCGGACGCCGTGGTCGAAGACGGCTGGGCCACGTCACCGGACGGGACCCGGGTCCCGTACCACCTCGTCCGGCGCGAGGACGTGCGGCTCAACCGCCCCCGGTCGACGCTCGTCTTCGGCTACGGCGGGTTCAACGCGCCGTGGCACCCGGTCTTCCTCGGCCCGATGTCGTCCTTCGTGGACGGCGGCGGCGTCCTGGTGCACGTCCACCTGCGGGGTGGCGGAGAGTTCGGCCGCGAGTGGTGGGAACAGGGCCGGCAGAAGAACAAGAAGAACTGCTACGAGGACCTGCACGCCATCGCCGAGGACCTCGTCGCCACCGGGGTCACGAGTCCCGGCCTGCTCGCCGTGGTCGGCGGGTCCAACGGCGGGCTGATGGCCGGGGCGGCCGCCATGCTCCGGCCGGCGCTGTGGGCGGTGTCCGTGCCGCGGGTCCCGTTCCTGGACGCCATCGGGGCGACCCGGCAGGGGTACGGGCGCTACATCGTCAACCTCGAGCTGGCCGACCTCGACGACCCGGACGACGTCCGGCGGCTCGCGTCGCTTTCGCCGTACCACCTCGTCCGGGACGGCGTCGACTACCCCGCGATCTACCTCGACGCCGGCGACACCGACCCGCGGTGCCCGCCGTGGCACGCCCGCAAGTTCGCCGCTCGCGTGCAGGCCGCGACCGCCGGCCCGAACCCCGTCCTGCTGCGGGTCTGGCGCGACGTCGGCCACGGCTGGGCCACGGACAAGGACGTGGCCATCGAGGAACACACCTCGTGGCTCGCCTTCGTTATGAAACAGCTGGGCGTGACGCCCCGGCACCCCGAGCGCCGACCAACCACCCGAGGAGGACCATGA
- a CDS encoding metal-dependent hydrolase family protein — protein sequence MWLAGATVIDGTGADPVPGQAVLVENGRISALGGTPPAGADVVDLTGLYLTPGLIDAHVHLGLSSDLDKLSTSRQLSVAEIAADMFVNCRRTLESGFTTVRDTGGVDDGIARVVADGRIPGPRIIHCGPILAQTGGHGYLGAEWDSAEDWDARQIPGLLTLSLLSDGPDAVRRNAREAFRRGAGFLKMCVTGGVVSRHDKLTDTQFTYDEIAAAVTEARARGTYVTVHAHNNAGLRTAIEAGAKCVEHGSAIDAEMAALMAEKGVALVPTLAVAHALLKDSTEAGLPAHIGDRVGNVIDGQAEAIRAARAAGVLIGSGSDYVGPKQDHRGYELVLRSEIESPMHALVSATRDNARVLRIDGEVGTIEPGKVADLTVFGSDPLADPLVFDDPGQVEVVVQRGRVVKDIR from the coding sequence ATGTGGCTCGCAGGAGCGACCGTCATCGACGGGACCGGCGCGGATCCGGTCCCGGGGCAGGCCGTCCTCGTCGAGAACGGCCGGATCTCGGCACTGGGCGGCACGCCGCCGGCCGGGGCGGACGTCGTGGATCTCACCGGCCTGTACCTCACGCCTGGTCTCATCGACGCGCACGTGCACCTGGGCCTGTCCAGTGACCTGGACAAGCTGAGCACGTCCCGGCAGCTGTCCGTCGCGGAGATCGCCGCCGACATGTTCGTCAACTGCCGCCGGACGCTCGAGTCGGGCTTCACGACCGTCCGGGACACCGGCGGCGTGGACGACGGCATCGCCCGGGTCGTCGCGGACGGCCGGATCCCCGGCCCGCGCATCATCCACTGTGGACCCATCCTCGCGCAGACCGGCGGGCACGGCTACCTCGGCGCGGAGTGGGATTCCGCGGAAGACTGGGACGCCCGCCAGATCCCCGGCCTGCTGACGCTGTCCCTGCTCTCCGACGGCCCGGACGCCGTGCGACGCAACGCGCGGGAGGCGTTCCGCCGCGGCGCCGGCTTCCTCAAGATGTGCGTCACCGGCGGCGTCGTGTCCCGCCACGACAAGCTCACCGACACCCAGTTCACCTACGACGAAATCGCCGCCGCCGTGACCGAAGCGCGAGCGCGCGGCACCTACGTGACGGTCCACGCCCACAACAACGCCGGCCTGCGCACGGCCATCGAGGCCGGTGCGAAATGCGTCGAACACGGTTCCGCGATCGACGCGGAGATGGCCGCGCTCATGGCCGAGAAGGGCGTCGCACTGGTGCCCACGCTCGCGGTGGCGCACGCCCTCCTCAAGGACTCGACCGAGGCCGGGTTGCCCGCGCACATCGGTGACCGCGTCGGGAACGTCATCGACGGCCAGGCCGAGGCCATCCGCGCCGCCCGCGCGGCCGGGGTGCTCATCGGGTCGGGCTCGGACTACGTCGGGCCGAAGCAGGACCACCGGGGGTACGAGCTCGTGCTGCGCAGCGAAATCGAGTCTCCGATGCACGCCCTCGTCTCGGCGACCCGGGACAACGCCCGCGTGCTGCGGATCGACGGCGAGGTCGGCACGATCGAGCCCGGCAAGGTCGCGGACCTGACCGTGTTCGGGAGCGACCCGCTGGCGGACCCGCTCGTCTTCGACGACCCCGGCCAGGTCGAGGTCGTGGTCCAGCGCGGCCGCGTCGTCAAGGACATCCGCTGA
- a CDS encoding NAD(P)/FAD-dependent oxidoreductase: MATGVGRRWAPIPAHWTDPRGDAGSTGRTKTMSSEVSADVVVVGAGVIGSAIALELARAARRVVVVDRASGAGQGSTSASSAVVRYNFSTLSGVAAAWESHFCWSAWADHLGHDVGDLARFERSGLVMLDVAAAPRASWLPLFDEVGVPYEEWDSATLADRVPGIDPGRFWPPKRIDDDAFWTDPTDTLGGVYTPDAGYITDPQLAAQNLAAAATQEGARFRFRSTVSGVEADGGRASAVLLADGTKISAPVVVNAAGPWSGKLNALAGVGSDFTIGVRPLRQEVAHVLAPEGYHPAGGVGPSVADMDLGTYFRGEVGGGLLVGGSEPECDPLHWLDDPDDAGPHPTMAVFEAQVTRAARRLPGLRVPNRARGVVGVYDAADDWTPIYDRTELPGFYVAMGTSGNQFKNAPVVGRLMATLIDQVESGADHDTDPVRYKGVHTGLKIDLGAFSRKRERNTGSSGTVMG, from the coding sequence ATCGCGACAGGTGTCGGGCGACGGTGGGCTCCGATCCCAGCACACTGGACCGATCCCCGTGGGGACGCGGGGAGCACGGGGAGGACGAAGACAATGAGCTCGGAAGTCAGCGCGGACGTCGTGGTGGTCGGCGCCGGCGTGATCGGATCGGCGATCGCGCTCGAACTGGCCAGGGCGGCACGCCGAGTGGTGGTGGTGGATCGCGCGAGCGGGGCCGGGCAGGGCTCGACGAGCGCGTCGAGTGCCGTGGTGCGGTACAACTTCTCCACCCTCTCGGGCGTGGCCGCCGCCTGGGAGTCGCACTTCTGCTGGTCGGCGTGGGCCGATCACCTCGGCCACGACGTCGGCGACCTGGCCCGGTTCGAACGCAGCGGCCTGGTCATGCTCGACGTGGCGGCCGCCCCGAGGGCCAGCTGGCTGCCGCTGTTCGACGAGGTCGGCGTGCCCTACGAGGAGTGGGACAGCGCCACCCTCGCCGACCGCGTCCCCGGCATCGACCCGGGCCGGTTCTGGCCGCCCAAGCGCATCGACGACGACGCCTTCTGGACCGACCCCACGGATACCCTCGGCGGCGTCTACACCCCCGACGCCGGATACATCACCGATCCCCAGCTCGCGGCGCAGAACTTGGCGGCGGCAGCCACGCAGGAAGGCGCGCGGTTCAGGTTTCGGAGCACGGTGTCCGGGGTGGAGGCCGACGGTGGCCGGGCGAGTGCCGTCCTGCTCGCCGACGGCACGAAGATCTCAGCGCCGGTCGTGGTGAACGCCGCGGGTCCGTGGTCGGGCAAGCTCAACGCCCTGGCCGGGGTCGGGTCGGACTTCACGATCGGCGTGCGGCCCCTGCGGCAGGAGGTCGCCCACGTGCTCGCGCCAGAGGGGTACCACCCGGCCGGCGGCGTGGGTCCTTCGGTGGCGGACATGGACCTGGGGACCTACTTCCGCGGCGAGGTCGGCGGCGGCCTGCTCGTCGGCGGCAGCGAACCGGAGTGCGACCCGTTGCACTGGCTCGACGACCCCGACGACGCCGGCCCGCACCCGACCATGGCGGTGTTCGAAGCCCAGGTCACGCGGGCGGCGCGCCGGCTGCCCGGGCTGCGGGTGCCGAACCGGGCACGCGGTGTCGTCGGCGTGTACGACGCCGCCGACGACTGGACGCCGATCTACGACCGTACCGAGTTGCCGGGCTTCTACGTCGCGATGGGCACCAGCGGCAACCAGTTCAAGAACGCCCCGGTCGTCGGCCGGCTCATGGCGACGCTGATCGACCAGGTCGAGTCGGGCGCCGACCACGACACCGATCCGGTCCGGTACAAGGGTGTCCACACGGGCCTGAAGATCGACCTCGGGGCGTTCTCCCGCAAACGGGAACGCAACACGGGCAGCTCCGGCACGGTGATGGGCTGA
- a CDS encoding PucR family transcriptional regulator: protein MSDRDLQSIVDELAERLRRSVAIDDPAIRLLAASRHFGDEDALRVSSVLNRSVEPEIVDHILAQGISRWVAPGVVGVEGAMPRLCAPVRCNGMLLGYLWLIDKDGTFTDQEMTAAGEAAATAGAMLLRRLLLHERSKARQEGILRELVSGDLAVRAQAIQDLRAEQLFGDESTHFTVLAVQCQASHATAAPQEVAFEAAVEDGVRAVADVALMAANRSRAWILLIQRVPPSRGLVESVAERITARFRRLSDENAQPVFGLGGTVTTLGDVVTSYQQALLAARAALLLPSIGELARWGELGPYELLLKLPAEDLLNAASVPALAAVEQEDTHNVLIATLTGFFDHGGNIQRTADSMRVHRATLYQRLKRIEQITGCSLDSGDDRLMLHLGLKLRVIAAAYRDHLGR, encoded by the coding sequence GTGTCCGACCGCGATCTTCAGTCCATCGTGGACGAACTCGCCGAGCGCCTGCGGCGTTCGGTCGCGATCGACGACCCTGCCATCCGCCTGCTCGCGGCGAGCCGCCACTTCGGGGACGAGGACGCCCTTCGCGTCAGCTCGGTCCTCAACCGGTCGGTGGAACCGGAGATCGTCGATCACATCCTCGCCCAGGGCATCAGCCGCTGGGTCGCGCCCGGCGTCGTCGGCGTCGAGGGAGCGATGCCGCGGCTGTGCGCGCCGGTGCGCTGCAACGGCATGCTGCTCGGGTACCTGTGGCTGATCGACAAGGACGGCACGTTCACCGACCAGGAGATGACGGCCGCCGGCGAGGCCGCCGCCACCGCCGGCGCGATGCTGCTGCGCCGGCTGCTGCTCCACGAGCGCTCGAAGGCCCGGCAGGAAGGCATCCTGCGCGAGCTCGTCTCCGGCGACCTCGCGGTGCGCGCGCAGGCGATCCAAGACCTGCGCGCCGAACAGCTCTTCGGCGACGAGAGCACCCACTTCACCGTGCTCGCCGTGCAATGCCAGGCCTCGCACGCCACCGCCGCGCCGCAGGAGGTCGCGTTCGAGGCGGCGGTCGAAGACGGCGTCCGCGCGGTCGCCGACGTCGCGCTGATGGCGGCGAACCGGTCGCGCGCCTGGATCCTGCTCATCCAGCGGGTTCCGCCCTCCCGCGGCCTGGTCGAGTCGGTCGCCGAGCGGATCACCGCCCGGTTCCGGCGGCTCAGCGACGAGAACGCCCAGCCGGTCTTCGGGCTCGGCGGCACCGTCACGACCCTCGGCGACGTCGTCACGTCCTACCAGCAGGCGCTGCTGGCCGCTCGCGCGGCCCTTCTGCTGCCCAGCATCGGCGAACTCGCCCGCTGGGGCGAACTGGGTCCCTACGAGCTCCTGCTGAAGCTCCCGGCCGAAGACCTCCTCAACGCGGCATCGGTGCCGGCGCTCGCGGCGGTGGAGCAGGAGGACACCCACAACGTGCTGATCGCCACGCTGACCGGCTTCTTCGACCACGGCGGGAACATCCAGCGCACGGCCGACTCGATGCGCGTCCACCGCGCCACCTTGTACCAGCGGCTCAAGCGGATCGAGCAGATCACCGGGTGCAGCCTGGACTCCGGCGACGACCGGCTCATGCTGCACCTCGGGCTCAAGCTGAGGGTCATCGCCGCGGCGTACCGCGACCACCTGGGCCGCTGA
- a CDS encoding MFS transporter — protein sequence MGQPTPVMSSDQARTTKMRRGVLFASSLGNFVEWFDFTLYGYTASVIALTFFPPGNKTAALLGTFAVYGVAFIARPLGAVVFGRIGDRRGRRSSLSLSIILMGAATAVMGILPGWSSAGVLAPVLLLGCRLVQGFSAGGEYTGALTFTVEHAPDNRRALYMGLVGSSTMLGAVGATGVALVFRSAFGDRFAVDGWRWMFVLAGVVALVGLVVRLRVDESPVFEEMRERAAKVPARPFRELVRGHWRTLLVLFVYFAVLGLLTHMFLGYLPTYLSEAIGMPAGTVLALTTAANLVSLPVALTLCVLADRHGRRIQIRLGAIAAVVLIVPAYLLIATGGLAAVVTALLAFVFAVSLLQMGALSVLELYPTSVRFSGMALPYNLAYAVFGGTAPLVSELLVDGTGALIAPAIYASVVALIALPVLLKGIPETKGTSLRA from the coding sequence ATGGGCCAGCCAACGCCAGTGATGTCGTCCGACCAAGCTCGAACCACGAAGATGCGACGCGGTGTCTTGTTCGCCTCGTCGCTGGGGAACTTCGTGGAGTGGTTCGACTTCACGTTGTACGGGTACACCGCCAGCGTCATCGCCCTGACGTTCTTCCCGCCGGGGAACAAGACCGCTGCCCTCCTCGGCACGTTCGCCGTCTACGGCGTGGCCTTCATCGCCCGGCCGCTCGGCGCGGTGGTGTTCGGCCGGATCGGGGATCGTCGAGGCCGGCGCAGCTCGCTCAGCTTGTCGATCATCCTCATGGGAGCGGCGACGGCGGTCATGGGCATCCTGCCGGGCTGGTCGTCCGCGGGGGTCCTCGCCCCCGTTCTGCTGCTCGGTTGCCGCCTGGTGCAAGGCTTCTCCGCCGGCGGGGAGTACACGGGAGCGTTGACGTTCACCGTCGAGCACGCGCCCGACAATCGTCGTGCCTTGTACATGGGCCTGGTCGGGTCGTCCACGATGCTCGGTGCCGTGGGAGCCACCGGTGTCGCGCTGGTCTTCCGGTCCGCGTTCGGCGACCGGTTCGCGGTCGACGGCTGGCGGTGGATGTTCGTCCTCGCCGGGGTCGTCGCGCTCGTCGGCCTGGTCGTGCGCCTGCGGGTCGACGAAAGCCCGGTCTTCGAGGAGATGCGCGAGCGGGCGGCGAAGGTCCCGGCCCGTCCCTTCCGCGAGCTGGTGCGCGGTCACTGGCGGACGCTGCTGGTGCTGTTCGTCTACTTCGCCGTGCTCGGCCTGCTGACCCACATGTTCCTCGGCTACTTGCCCACCTACTTGAGCGAAGCGATCGGGATGCCGGCCGGGACGGTGCTCGCGCTGACGACGGCGGCGAACCTGGTGTCGTTACCGGTCGCGCTGACGCTCTGCGTCCTCGCCGACCGCCACGGCCGCCGGATCCAGATCCGTCTCGGCGCGATCGCGGCGGTCGTCCTCATCGTGCCCGCCTACCTCTTGATCGCCACCGGTGGCCTGGCCGCCGTGGTGACGGCGCTCCTGGCGTTCGTCTTCGCCGTTTCCCTGCTCCAGATGGGCGCGCTGTCGGTGCTCGAGCTGTATCCGACGAGTGTCCGGTTCAGCGGGATGGCCTTGCCGTACAACTTGGCGTACGCCGTCTTCGGCGGTACCGCACCGCTGGTGAGCGAACTGCTGGTCGACGGGACCGGAGCCTTGATCGCGCCGGCGATCTACGCCAGCGTCGTCGCGCTGATCGCGCTGCCGGTCCTGCTGAAGGGCATCCCGGAGACGAAGGGCACGAGCCTGCGCGCCTGA
- a CDS encoding OsmC family protein yields the protein MSSTPVEVTRTGQHTFTATNPRGGVVTIGREDAPDAFTPGELLLAAIAACSAVTSENLLVRRLGEDAKVTVHTDRTKVPEDKHKFASVQVSFDVDLSGVEDHGKLVDAVQRAIEKYCTVSRSVEEGTPIELSLPR from the coding sequence ATGTCTTCCACTCCGGTCGAAGTGACCCGGACCGGTCAGCACACCTTCACCGCGACCAACCCGCGCGGCGGTGTGGTGACGATCGGCCGCGAGGACGCTCCCGACGCCTTCACCCCCGGCGAGCTGCTGCTCGCCGCCATCGCCGCCTGCTCCGCGGTCACCAGCGAGAACCTGCTGGTCCGGCGGCTCGGCGAGGACGCGAAGGTGACGGTGCACACCGACCGGACCAAGGTCCCGGAGGACAAGCACAAGTTCGCGTCCGTCCAGGTCAGCTTCGACGTCGATCTCAGCGGGGTCGAAGACCACGGCAAGCTCGTCGACGCCGTGCAGCGCGCCATCGAGAAGTACTGCACCGTCAGCCGCTCGGTCGAGGAGGGCACCCCGATCGAGCTGTCGCTCCCGCGCTGA
- a CDS encoding amino acid permease: protein MAQETAPARQTGLRRDLSGRQVGMIAIGGAIGTGLFLGSGLAISIAGPAVIIAYAVAAFAALTLAYALAEMIVVHPEAGGFGAVIQRYLGGLAGFVSRWIYWAAQVVNIGSEVIAAGLYLQFWYPQLPLWMPVVGFSVLMLAINVAAVRFFGEFEYWFAMIKVVTIVVFVVLGVVYIVFGLPGQQPVGVSALTEHGGFLPNGIGAVWLALTVVTFSYLGTEAVSMTAAESRNPGRDVPRAARRMVLRLGLFYVLGMLVVVSILPWNEVSSSGEVTESPFVRLFSMVGIPAAAGIMNFVVLTAALSAMNTNLYITARMTHSLALDGYAPKWFAEVSVNGVPRRALVLSAVGLALAASLSVFAEDTAFPMLLGLALFGALVVWLMIFATQLVFRRRRALEGLPPSPVQLPGAPVTTVLAMLFVAAVLLTTPFTEQFNTAWKAGVPFLLILCAAYYIIRRRTSAETG from the coding sequence GTGGCACAGGAGACCGCACCGGCACGGCAGACCGGGTTGCGCAGGGACCTCTCCGGACGTCAGGTCGGCATGATCGCCATCGGCGGCGCCATCGGCACCGGGCTGTTCCTCGGCTCCGGCCTGGCGATCTCGATCGCCGGACCGGCAGTGATCATCGCCTACGCGGTGGCCGCGTTCGCCGCGCTGACGCTGGCCTACGCGCTGGCCGAGATGATCGTGGTGCACCCCGAGGCCGGTGGGTTCGGGGCGGTCATCCAGCGCTACCTCGGCGGGCTCGCGGGTTTCGTGTCCCGCTGGATCTACTGGGCCGCGCAGGTGGTCAACATCGGCAGCGAGGTCATCGCGGCGGGGCTCTACCTGCAGTTCTGGTACCCGCAGCTGCCGCTCTGGATGCCGGTGGTGGGCTTCTCGGTGCTGATGCTGGCGATCAACGTCGCAGCGGTGCGCTTCTTCGGCGAGTTCGAGTACTGGTTCGCCATGATCAAGGTCGTCACGATCGTGGTGTTCGTGGTGCTCGGCGTCGTCTACATCGTCTTCGGCCTGCCCGGCCAGCAGCCCGTCGGCGTCAGCGCGCTGACCGAGCACGGCGGGTTCCTGCCCAACGGCATCGGCGCGGTGTGGCTGGCGCTGACCGTCGTCACGTTCTCGTACCTGGGCACCGAGGCGGTCTCGATGACCGCGGCCGAATCCCGGAACCCCGGCCGGGACGTGCCGCGGGCGGCGCGCCGGATGGTGCTCCGACTGGGGCTGTTCTACGTGCTCGGCATGCTGGTGGTCGTCTCGATCCTGCCGTGGAACGAGGTGTCCTCCTCCGGCGAAGTCACGGAGAGTCCGTTCGTGCGGCTGTTCAGCATGGTGGGCATCCCTGCCGCGGCCGGGATCATGAACTTTGTGGTGCTCACGGCGGCGCTGTCGGCGATGAACACGAACCTGTACATCACCGCGCGGATGACCCACTCGCTCGCCCTGGACGGTTACGCGCCGAAGTGGTTCGCGGAGGTCAGCGTGAACGGGGTGCCGCGCCGGGCTCTGGTGCTTTCCGCGGTCGGGTTGGCGCTGGCCGCGTCGCTGTCGGTGTTCGCCGAGGACACCGCGTTCCCGATGCTGCTGGGGCTGGCGCTGTTCGGCGCTCTCGTGGTGTGGTTGATGATCTTCGCCACCCAGTTGGTGTTCCGGCGTCGGCGGGCCCTGGAGGGCCTGCCGCCCTCGCCGGTGCAGCTGCCGGGGGCGCCGGTGACCACGGTGCTGGCGATGTTGTTCGTCGCGGCCGTGCTGCTGACCACGCCGTTCACCGAGCAGTTCAACACCGCATGGAAGGCGGGCGTGCCGTTCCTGTTGATCCTCTGCGCGGCGTACTACATCATCCGCCGCCGGACCTCCGCGGAAACCGGGTGA